One Zingiber officinale cultivar Zhangliang chromosome 10B, Zo_v1.1, whole genome shotgun sequence genomic window, TCCAACAGCATTGTCTGTATGTACCTCAGGCTCGGCATTTGTATTCAAAGAAAACCCTGCCAATGTACCAAACTGCTGTGGTCTGGGCATCAAAACTGGAAATCCCTGACCTTGTATTCCAAATATCGAAGGATTTACAGGTCCTGGTACTCCATTCAAGCCAGGTATCCCTGAACTTGAAGTGCAAAGAAATTGTGATGCATGCATAGGTGAAATTGGAATCATGGGACAACCTGGGGCTAATCCCATGCCTGACCCCATTCCAACACCTATTGGAGGGAAATGAGTGGCCATTGGTCCACGCATGTGCTGCATTGCTGGTGGAAACATCATAGTGGGTGGCAGGTACAGCCTGCTTCCCATGGACATGATCTGTTTTGTATGACAGAATTGCTGAGTGTGGCAAAACAAACTGGACAATTCATCTAATAAAGTTCTTACCTGAACTTGCATCTGAAGTGTTTTAAGATACTCAATGGCCTCTTCAAGCATTGAAGCTTTGTCCACCTTCAAGAAATTATACACTTGAATCAGCTTATACTTATTTTACTTAATGGCACTCTTACTGGAATAGAATTAGGTTATTTTTTCTCAGTAATCCCCTCAACCTGTGTATGGtattaattcaaataaatattataagTATGCTCATGATATTATTGATACTTACATTTAGGTCCATGCCGCTCATCAAAGTgatttaaatatattatcaaaatTCAGTTTGTTATAGATACATTTAATTCTATATCCACTTCAGGATTTGATTAACATGTCCCTTAGTTGGTCATTATAATTGATAAACAAGTTGATGAACTCACTGAAATCCACTCTCTTTGATGAAATGACAATTGATCACAATGCCCTTTATTCTTTCATGAAACCCAAATTAGAGTTTATTTATATAGCTGCATGGTTGCCGAAGTAGAGCTTCATTGGCTCTATGAGATTATGCCCCAGCTTCATTGCTCCTTTCTTTGGCTATAATATTAAAATAGTATATCTAGTGTAATTCTTCAATCaatgtttattttttatctaattcttctgaCCTAACTAGCCAGGGATTGAAACCCTAGGAAGGAATGAGATTTTAAACCATATCTGTGAGGCCCTCTTAGCTTGCTCGACTTGCTCGATTTAATTGACCTAACCAGCCTACCCAATTCACTcatttaatttatcttaattgTAACTTTGAGATGTTAGTTTGTTAGTATGTATTATATTTGATGAAGTGGAATGGAAGTTTCTTTCTTCTAAAGTATGAAATGGATTGAGCAGGATGAACTATTTATTGGAATGCATCATTCCATCtcaaattatttatccaaatattGAAATTCAATCATACAGGAATGGACTGTTCTGATGTCATTCCATTCATGTGTACCAAACACTACCTTAGATAGGAGAGCTCTCGATATTTTAAAGATACTTTAATGGCTCTCATTTGGAGATTTAAGATTAAGAGGtggaattttattttctttttgtcaCTTCCTACTTGCTTGTATATTGTCTCCATAGGGGGCCCAACATTGTTCCAGGTAAAGGGGGGCTTCGATACAAGGTTATGGGGGTTAATTAGATTACTTTTCCGCGACAATATGCTCTTTCAATGTATATTGTTAATCTAACTAAATATTACAAGTAGATCTATAATACTATTGACATTTACATTTAACTCAACAACAGAAACCGATGATATTACTTACTGCAAAGAATTAAAATATAGATTACCTTGTTACAGTTGGGGATAAGTTCTTGCAGTGCACGCATTTTCTCATTAATCCTGTTCCTTCTCCGCTGCATATAAAAAGTGTATGCATTCAGTCTGTGCTTAACCCAATTAAAGGAATAGAAAGCAACTCAGGCTTGTTTATCTGTTTTTAATGGAAATTTTTAGAACATCTGTGACAAATTATGCTCATACACTCACTCTTTCTGACAAGTTATGAACTTCTGCAGTCCGACTTCTCTTTGTTCTTGCATCACGTCCACTTGGCGGTTTTCTTATATTGATGGATTCATCTTGGAGATCCTACATGTATTTGCCTCAAAACAATTTAGAAGTGAAATCTGATACAACCTGATATTTGGCAAAACTTGTGCTGTTATCTCTGACTTACTTCGCTGTGGCTGAGGTAATCAGAATCTTCTGCATcatattcttttctcttcttgccatggTTTGGTTCATTAGATGCAGCTCCAGTGATATTCTCTGAACACACAGATGAAGATGGTATTACTGCTTCAGGATCTTTTCTGATGTCATGCCTACACAAGGCCACACTGGCTGCAAAGCTCGAACTTGGAAGATCATCTAGCAATTTAGTGTGCTTCTCAGTATTGTTCCTCAGAGTATCTCCCGCGCTAATTTTATTGGAAAATTCAACAGAGTTTCTGCCTTGAAGAATCTTCATGGTTGATCCGAATTCCAACCTGTGTGGACCTGAGCCTGATTGCCCTTGTACCTTATTAGCCTCCTTACTACCTCTAGTTCTCTCAACAAGTGTCAAGGTGACAGGATTTCTGCTTGGAGTCGACGCTTTCTCAATGTTTTGCAGTCCAGTAGCATTATGGAGGCCAACCTTGGCA contains:
- the LOC122028839 gene encoding transcription factor PIF3-like isoform X1, encoding MMRQGQETTRPKMTNGSSDLFSIPDDEFTELVWENGQILMQNQSNKGRKSSCVSSGFSPRYGTVQEKESREKVGSGHPPSRHSANNGVNAQDDDVVSWISYPIEEILPSETLQNDYCAEFLNEFSAFDVNPLSTHRSNVAGTGRTAGLGQEVRSSNNVEHGHVAKPPNWSSLGSSRIRASHLQQCPASALNSKLTVVDIRSSDDNVAQEPQCQDVMDRKFQNQELASCKQMQQQGGMGTLMNFSHFIRPAALAKVGLHNATGLQNIEKASTPSRNPVTLTLVERTRGSKEANKVQGQSGSGPHRLEFGSTMKILQGRNSVEFSNKISAGDTLRNNTEKHTKLLDDLPSSSFAASVALCRHDIRKDPEAVIPSSSVCSENITGAASNEPNHGKKRKEYDAEDSDYLSHSEDLQDESINIRKPPSGRDARTKRSRTAEVHNLSERRRRNRINEKMRALQELIPNCNKVDKASMLEEAIEYLKTLQMQVQQFCHTKQIMSMGSRLYLPPTMMFPPAMQHMRGPMATHFPPIGVGMGSGMGLAPGCPMIPISPMHASQFLCTSSSGIPGLNGVPGPVNPSIFGIQGQGFPVLMPRPQQFGTLAGFSLNTNAEPEVHTDNAVGVASDQQKQQNLNVEPSTSTDETHMQRQNTTCLCK
- the LOC122028839 gene encoding transcription factor PIF3-like isoform X2, which gives rise to MMRQGQETTRPKMTNGSSDLFSIPDDEFTELVWENGQILMQNQSNKGRKSSCVSSGFSPRYGTVQEKESREKVGSGHPPSRHSANNGVNAQDDDVVSWISYPIEEILPSETLQNDYCAEFLNEFSAFDVNPLSTHRSNVAGTGRTAGLGQEVRSSNNVEHGHVAKPPNWSSLGSSRIRASHLQQCPASALNSKLTVVDIRSSDDNVAQEPQCQDVMDRKFQNQELASCKQMQQQGGMGTLMNFSHFIRPAALAKVGLHNATGLQNIEKASTPSRNPVTLTLVERTRGSKEANKVQGQSGSGPHRLEFGSTMKILQGRNSVEFSNKISAGDTLRNNTEKHTKLLDDLPSSSFAASVALCRHDIRKDPEAVIPSSSVCSENITGAASNEPNHGKKRKEYDAEDSDYLSHSEDLQDESINIRKPPSGRDARTKRSRTAEVHNLSERRRRNRINEKMRALQELIPNCNKVDKASMLEEAIEYLKTLQMQVQIMSMGSRLYLPPTMMFPPAMQHMRGPMATHFPPIGVGMGSGMGLAPGCPMIPISPMHASQFLCTSSSGIPGLNGVPGPVNPSIFGIQGQGFPVLMPRPQQFGTLAGFSLNTNAEPEVHTDNAVGVASDQQKQQNLNVEPSTSTDETHMQRQNTTCLCK